A single genomic interval of Flavobacterium sp. N2820 harbors:
- a CDS encoding TonB-dependent receptor plug domain-containing protein: protein MNKKFICLSVYSLITTFAYAQESDTLKVTTLKEVVVSDTKFAQSKEKSGKIIEVITAQDLEAKKGQNLANVLSQVAGVEINGNQSFSGKNLGYYIRGGRNRQVAIYIDGVPVTDASGINLEYDLRLIPVEQIEKIEVMKGASSTLYGTGAATGVINITLKKSAKKGISGNAYINAGTQNTSETSKTNAQDFNQGVSVNGTIHKVSYLTTLNSTETKGMSEASGKNFEEDVFSRVNVLQKIGFRASDKLSFDFFGSYDRIKNTFDNSFDGLIANSDDLNNKSFSEQFRVGFLPKYNYNKGEFAINAGASVIDRMVDISNSWSGTIDRYNYTGRTISIDAFNKYKFSKQLFVVVGTQFQYLDMAQKDAFTDVTRETAKFNLVDPYATVVFNSDFGLNINAGARFNTHSEYGNQVVYNFNPSFSFEKLPLKILASYSTAFITPSLYQLYGPYGNLALTPEENATAEFGFESQILNKKLTINAVGFYREEENTFGFYYNPTTFESYYNNVIGTYNAKGIETSVRYAISPKFNIGGNYTFTQVEEQLNRLIPKHKANVDLSYKFKRGTFGINYQYVDQRNDAYYDSNIWATQSITLPAYQIVNSTISYELMPNRLQVFGAVTNILNEDFQEVIGYNTRGRNFKLGLNFLF from the coding sequence ATGAACAAAAAGTTTATTTGTTTGAGTGTATATTCACTTATAACAACTTTTGCGTATGCTCAAGAATCTGATACGCTAAAAGTAACCACACTAAAAGAAGTGGTCGTTTCTGATACAAAATTTGCGCAAAGCAAAGAAAAATCGGGTAAAATTATTGAAGTTATTACGGCTCAAGACTTGGAAGCTAAAAAAGGTCAAAATTTGGCGAATGTTTTAAGTCAAGTTGCAGGAGTTGAAATCAACGGAAATCAATCGTTTAGTGGAAAAAATTTAGGCTATTACATTCGTGGTGGTCGCAATCGTCAAGTTGCTATTTATATTGATGGTGTTCCAGTAACGGATGCTTCGGGTATTAATTTAGAATATGATTTGCGATTAATTCCAGTAGAACAAATTGAAAAAATTGAAGTAATGAAAGGCGCTTCGAGTACTTTGTATGGTACAGGAGCTGCAACAGGAGTGATCAATATTACTTTAAAAAAATCAGCTAAAAAAGGAATTTCGGGTAATGCTTACATCAATGCGGGAACACAAAATACTTCGGAAACGTCTAAAACCAATGCGCAAGATTTCAATCAAGGTGTCTCTGTAAATGGAACGATTCATAAAGTTTCCTATTTGACTACTTTAAATAGTACTGAAACCAAAGGAATGTCTGAAGCTTCAGGAAAAAATTTCGAAGAAGATGTGTTTTCGAGAGTAAATGTGTTACAAAAAATAGGTTTCAGAGCTTCTGATAAATTGAGTTTTGATTTTTTTGGGAGTTATGATCGGATAAAAAACACATTCGATAATTCGTTTGATGGTTTAATTGCTAATTCTGATGATTTGAATAATAAAAGTTTTTCTGAGCAATTTAGGGTTGGATTCTTACCAAAATACAACTATAATAAAGGCGAGTTTGCAATAAATGCAGGCGCTTCAGTTATTGATAGAATGGTAGATATTTCTAACTCATGGTCAGGAACAATTGATAGATATAATTATACGGGAAGAACCATTTCGATTGATGCTTTTAATAAATATAAGTTTAGTAAACAATTATTTGTAGTAGTAGGTACGCAATTTCAATACTTGGACATGGCACAAAAAGATGCTTTCACTGATGTGACAAGAGAAACCGCAAAGTTCAATTTAGTGGATCCTTATGCAACCGTAGTTTTTAATTCGGATTTTGGGTTAAATATCAATGCAGGTGCACGTTTTAATACGCATAGCGAATATGGAAATCAAGTAGTGTATAACTTTAATCCAAGTTTTTCTTTTGAAAAATTGCCTCTAAAAATTTTAGCTTCATATAGTACCGCTTTTATTACGCCAAGTTTATACCAATTATATGGGCCTTATGGGAATTTAGCCTTAACACCAGAAGAAAATGCAACGGCAGAATTTGGTTTCGAATCACAAATATTGAATAAAAAATTAACGATTAACGCGGTAGGTTTTTATCGTGAGGAAGAAAATACTTTCGGCTTTTATTATAATCCAACAACATTTGAATCTTATTACAACAATGTAATCGGAACATACAATGCAAAAGGGATAGAAACAAGTGTTCGCTATGCAATATCACCAAAATTTAATATTGGCGGAAATTATACATTTACTCAAGTAGAAGAGCAGTTAAACCGACTAATTCCAAAGCACAAAGCGAATGTTGATTTAAGTTACAAATTCAAACGAGGTACATTTGGCATCAATTATCAATATGTAGACCAACGAAATGATGCGTATTATGATTCAAATATTTGGGCTACTCAATCCATTACTTTACCAGCTTATCAAATTGTAAATTCAACTATTTCTTATGAATTAATGCCAAATCGTTTACAAGTTTTTGGAGCAGTAACTAATATTTTAAATGAAGATTTTCAAGAAGTAATAGGATACAACACAAGAGGAAGGAACTTTAAATTAGGTTTAAATTTTCTGTTTTAA
- a CDS encoding energy transducer TonB — translation MKILVLCIFISSFTFLQAQKIEVREIKVSDQENVNVKEVGDSAVGDLEFEDMAIPLAVVEQVPLFSSCEKTEKTLQRECFHEEMKKHVEKHMNYPQEARENKVYCKVFVEFEIEKDGKVSIERVKSNLKDKYGILFETEAKRIINELPNFIPAMQRGKVVKVRYVHKIEFNL, via the coding sequence ATGAAGATTTTAGTTTTATGTATATTCATCAGTAGTTTTACATTTTTACAAGCTCAAAAAATTGAAGTGCGAGAAATAAAAGTTTCTGATCAGGAAAATGTTAATGTAAAAGAAGTTGGAGATTCGGCAGTTGGAGATTTAGAATTTGAAGATATGGCAATTCCATTAGCAGTAGTGGAACAAGTTCCGCTTTTTAGTTCATGTGAAAAAACTGAAAAAACCTTGCAAAGAGAATGTTTTCATGAAGAAATGAAAAAACATGTAGAAAAACACATGAATTATCCGCAAGAAGCTAGAGAAAATAAAGTCTATTGTAAAGTTTTTGTAGAATTTGAAATTGAAAAAGACGGAAAAGTATCAATTGAACGAGTAAAATCGAACTTAAAAGATAAATATGGGATACTTTTTGAAACCGAAGCAAAACGAATAATCAACGAATTGCCTAATTTTATTCCTGCTATGCAAAGAGGTAAAGTTGTTAAAGTACGATATGTTCATAAAATTGAATTTAACCTTTAA